The DNA segment CACAAAGCTAACCACAAGCTGGATCCGATGCCCCTCTTGGAAAATCATAGAAATCGGCAGAATCTCAAACCATAACTCAACGGGTTCTCCCGGCACCAAGGGCTGAGCATCGGCTTCCACGAAGCGACGGTACGGCAAGCCGAGCTTGTCGTAGGGCGGTTCCGAGAGCTTGCGCATAGACGCTCTCAACTGTCCCTGGGCGTTATAGGAAGTGATGGTTCCGTCGGGCGCGACATCTCGCAACGTCGCAACGAAATCGCCGTCCGTCGCGGTGGAGGAAACCCATAGATTCACCGTTGGGTGTCCGGTCACCTGCACGGCCTCTTGCAAAGGCTCGGTTTCGTAGATCAAGGAACCCGGCGGAATCTCCCCGCGGCTGTATTCATAGATCACTACCGTTTCGTCCTTACCTTCGCCCTCCGTTTTCTGCGAGCGGCTCAGCGAGCCCTCGCCGAGATAGAAATCGACGCGCTTTTCATTCGGCAACGGCCAAGCTTTCGCCGATTGCCATTCCTCCCCTTGTGGAGCGTTATATGTGAAATAGTATACGGGATCCTCATCCATGATGCCGTTATCGATCCCCTTCAGCCAGTAGTCGAAGAAACGGAGCTCCTCGGTCAGGATATCGAGCCCTGTCATCTCTTTCGCCGGACACCAATCGCAATGGACTCCAGGGCCTACGATGAACTTGGAGGGAACCTTGAAATTGTTGATCGCGAAAAACGGTCCCGGCTTGGTGTAGCCTTCGTCCCAGTTGACGGCCATGTACATGGCGATCCCGGAATCGTTGATCTCGTCCAAGTAGTTTGCGGGACTGCTCTTGATCCACCACTGCTTGGCGCTGTCATCCGTGAGGTTTGGCGAATAGCCGTCGCGATAAGGAATGTGTCCGACGGTTTCGATCGTGCCCTCGTGCTCGGCCTTGGCAGCCTCGAGAAGCGAACCGTCGACGTCTTCGTCCACCGGAGCCGCCAATTTGTCGCGAACCTCATGCGGTGGAGGATCGTCGGGCTTCGGCGTCCAACGGCTCGGAGCCACGATACCGCCCGCGCCTCGAAAGTCATAGACATCGAACTCGAAGCTCATGGGAAACATGGCCTTCAAACTCGGCGGCGCGGTGGTCGCAGCCTGCATCTGGCTCCCGCCTGTGGCGGAGCAGCCCCACATACCGATGTTGCCATTGCTCCATGGCTGGTCAGCGAGCCATTCCGTAATGTCGTAGGCGTCGTAGCGGGCGGGTCCCACCCACTCGCCGCGGTTGTAGCCCTGATTGTGCCCAAAGGAAGCATGCAGCCCCCGAAAGTCAGCCGTGGCCACTACGTATCCATATTTTACTAACTCGATAGCGCTGCCCGCGTAGTCCTCGACGGTCAGCTTGTCCTTGCTCCCATTGTATCTGCGATTGTAAGGCGTGTGCATCCAGACGACCGGCAAGCGCGTTTCGATGACTTCGCCCGTCTCCTTATCTTTCGGACGATAGATATCGATGGCTATCTTTACGCCATCCCTCATCTCGATGTAGCGCGAGCTGAGATCAAAATCGTCCGCATAGATCGCCTCGCTGTAGCCTTGGTAAACGCCGGGCTTGGAAATCTTCGCTTCGGCAATCAACGAACGCTGCATGCTGCAACATACGAGCGTTCCTGCTAGGAAACTGAGAAAGGCTTTGGGGTAGTTCATGTGAGGATTTTCGCTTCTCTGAACGAGGTTTATTTTACGCGGAAAACGCGAATCACCACTGTATCCGGTTCTTCGCTACCGCTTACGGTTCCAATATACAAAAAGTCGTCGAGCCAATTGTGCGGTCCGTCGGGGACGGTAAACGTGGGTGTCGTCTTTAGATACGATCCGCCTGGCGAGATGATCCCTTGATTTCGAACGATGATCACCGTTCCGTCGTCGCAACGCATCGAATACAAGGCGTCCAGTTCGATCCCCCCATCCGTGCGCTCCGTTTGCCAATCCGCGCCACCAGGAAGGACCGTCCCCTTCAGTCGGGGTCCCTCGAAGCGGCCTCCTGTAATCGGGATGTAGCGACGAATGCCTTTGGCCGTCTCGCCCACCTCCACGATGTCGCCGATCGTGACATGCGCCTCGTAGACGAATTCCGTTTCAAAGTCCCCTCCTCTATCCCGGGCATCGTCAGCTCGCAAGCCGTCGCTCACGGCGACGAAGGAAGCGAGTAAGCAAATGATGATTCGAATCATACGCGTCTATTCCGTCTTTCTACTTGGCCCACGCTTTTCCTTCCTCAGTGCGACGCCATTCGAAATAGTCGTCCAGCACCTCGAGAGCTTCGGCATCGGGAACCGGACCGACCCGGACCGGATGTTTCAATACCATAACCTTCTCCTGCTCTTCAGCGAACTGAGGCCATTGCGGAACTGCCGAACTGTTGGGATCGCCGCGCTTGGCAAAATTCGTCCAATAGGTCGCCATCGTATCCGACAGCTCCCAATCCTCTTCCGTAAGCTTTGCATCGTCGCGATCCAGCGTCTGGAAAACATAGGGAACGTCCAGACCGTGAGGAGCTCCATGATCAGCTTCGGGCGACTCTCCATCTCGCGGCGGATGCTGGTCGAAATAGTAGAAATAGACCGGAGCCTCGCCAGTCTCGGCCTGCAGTTTCGCCCAGCTCCAGGTTTGCCATCCGAACGCAGCATCGCGCATCAGGCCGCGAGCCGCGTGCCCGATTCTGTCCCCATCGAGCGGGTACGCTTCCAGCAATCGATCCGCGAACGGTCCATAGCGTTTCTCCACGTTGGCGATATGCTCCTCCGCCGTCCTACCCGACGGGAAGCTCAGCCCTTCGTCGGAATTGTACCCGACAAGCACTGCCACATCGTTGTATTTGCCCTTCTCGTACAACACATGCTGATCATCCGGAATGACCCAGCCATCGACGATCGGCCAGGCCGCCCCGCTTCCGAAGCCGGGAGGCATGGCACTTGGATCGAGCTCGCGTAGCTCCGCCAGCGATTCCGCGCCCGCTCGCTTCACGAAGGCAACGCCCGCTTCTTCCGCCTGCTTCAGGCTTTTCATGTTTTCGCCCGGGTACGTCGTTGGGCGCGTCGGCCCGAACGATCCCCCGCTTTGCGAGATCGCTCCGTGAAACAAGCCTTTCGCTTCTGGCGAGGCGCAGAGCATGCTCACCGCGATGCCGCCCGCTGACTCGCCGAAGATCGTTACCTGATCCGGATCGCCACCAAAGGCTTCGATATTTTCCTGTATCCACTTCAAACCGGCAATTTGGTCCAGCAAGCCATAGTTGCCGGAAACGCCACGCGGCGACTCCGCACTCAGCTCTGGGTGGGCGAGGAAGCCCAGCGGACCTACGCGGTAGTTGATGCTGACCAATACCACGCCCTTGCGAGCGAGGTATTCGCCGTTGTGCACCGGGATCGATGAGGAGCCGAAGGAAAAACCGCCCCCGTAGATCCAGACCAGCACTGGCACCTTATCCTCTGCGGTTTCGGCAGGTGTCCAGATATTCAAATACAAACAGTCTTCTCCCACATTACCCGATCCGTCGCCTTGATATGGATCGTTGGCGAATTCCTTGGCCGGCCGCACACCTTCCCACGGTTCGAGGGGCTGCGGGGCCTTCCAACGAAACTCACCTACCGGTGGAGCGGCAAAGGGAACGCCGCGAAAGACGCGAAGGTCATTTTCCTGCACACCTTCGACCGAGCCGGCGGAGGTCTCAACCAAAAGGTTGCCTTGGGCAGTTAATGAACCACTGCAAGCGCTTGCGAGCAGCAGGCAGAATAGGGGTAGTCGGTTTAGGGGCATGAATCAGTGGTATTGAATTATGTGGCTTGTTTTTTAACCGCAGAGTTCGCGGAGTACGCAGAGAATTGAACCCAATATAGAATCTCAGCGATCTCCGCGTCCTCAGCGGTTGAATACTTTTCGTTTTAATCAATAGCGATCGTCACGAGGGACTTCGCCGGCAGTGAAACAACAAGCTTGCCGTTGGAAACCTTGGCTCCATCGAACTCGACAGGAACCAATGCGTCGGGGGCGTCGAAGGTGTTGCGGGCGTTCATCTCGTCGGCGGTCAGGATGCGGGCGGACTTCACAGACATACCCTTCATGCCGTCGAAGCTTAACTCGACGCTGCGGGCTTGATGGGGATCGATGTTTGTCAGGCTCACATGGATACGCCCTTCGTCGTTCTTGGAAACGGTGGCGCTGATCGCCGGCAACGTGTTGCCGGCGAACTCGTATTGGCCACGGTCCAATTCGAAGGGCAAGGCGGTTGCCTCGCGGTGCGGCTTGTAGAGGTCGAACACGTGGTAGGTCGGCGTACGCAGCATCCGCTCGCCATCCGTTAGGATCATTGCCTGCAAAACGTTTATGGTTTGGGCGATGTTCGCCATTTTAACCCGGTCGAGGTGCTGGTGGAAGATGTCCAAGGTTACGGACGCGGTGAGTGCGTCACGCAGGGTATTCTGCTGATAGAGGAAGCCCGGAACGGAGCCCTCTTCCTGCTCGTGCCAGGTGCCCCACTCGCCCACGATCAGCCAAACACGCTTTTCGGGGTCGTGCGCATCCATGATCGCGGTGTGATTCGTGATGAGCTCGTCCATCCACATGGCCCGCTTCATCAGGCGGTACCAGCCGCTCTCGTCGAAGTTGACCGCCTGG comes from the Pelagicoccus enzymogenes genome and includes:
- a CDS encoding carboxylesterase/lipase family protein; translated protein: MPLNRLPLFCLLLASACSGSLTAQGNLLVETSAGSVEGVQENDLRVFRGVPFAAPPVGEFRWKAPQPLEPWEGVRPAKEFANDPYQGDGSGNVGEDCLYLNIWTPAETAEDKVPVLVWIYGGGFSFGSSSIPVHNGEYLARKGVVLVSINYRVGPLGFLAHPELSAESPRGVSGNYGLLDQIAGLKWIQENIEAFGGDPDQVTIFGESAGGIAVSMLCASPEAKGLFHGAISQSGGSFGPTRPTTYPGENMKSLKQAEEAGVAFVKRAGAESLAELRELDPSAMPPGFGSGAAWPIVDGWVIPDDQHVLYEKGKYNDVAVLVGYNSDEGLSFPSGRTAEEHIANVEKRYGPFADRLLEAYPLDGDRIGHAARGLMRDAAFGWQTWSWAKLQAETGEAPVYFYYFDQHPPRDGESPEADHGAPHGLDVPYVFQTLDRDDAKLTEEDWELSDTMATYWTNFAKRGDPNSSAVPQWPQFAEEQEKVMVLKHPVRVGPVPDAEALEVLDDYFEWRRTEEGKAWAK
- a CDS encoding DUF3237 family protein — its product is MIRIIICLLASFVAVSDGLRADDARDRGGDFETEFVYEAHVTIGDIVEVGETAKGIRRYIPITGGRFEGPRLKGTVLPGGADWQTERTDGGIELDALYSMRCDDGTVIIVRNQGIISPGGSYLKTTPTFTVPDGPHNWLDDFLYIGTVSGSEEPDTVVIRVFRVK
- a CDS encoding CocE/NonD family hydrolase, with amino-acid sequence MNYPKAFLSFLAGTLVCCSMQRSLIAEAKISKPGVYQGYSEAIYADDFDLSSRYIEMRDGVKIAIDIYRPKDKETGEVIETRLPVVWMHTPYNRRYNGSKDKLTVEDYAGSAIELVKYGYVVATADFRGLHASFGHNQGYNRGEWVGPARYDAYDITEWLADQPWSNGNIGMWGCSATGGSQMQAATTAPPSLKAMFPMSFEFDVYDFRGAGGIVAPSRWTPKPDDPPPHEVRDKLAAPVDEDVDGSLLEAAKAEHEGTIETVGHIPYRDGYSPNLTDDSAKQWWIKSSPANYLDEINDSGIAMYMAVNWDEGYTKPGPFFAINNFKVPSKFIVGPGVHCDWCPAKEMTGLDILTEELRFFDYWLKGIDNGIMDEDPVYYFTYNAPQGEEWQSAKAWPLPNEKRVDFYLGEGSLSRSQKTEGEGKDETVVIYEYSRGEIPPGSLIYETEPLQEAVQVTGHPTVNLWVSSTATDGDFVATLRDVAPDGTITSYNAQGQLRASMRKLSEPPYDKLGLPYRRFVEADAQPLVPGEPVELWFEILPISMIFQEGHRIQLVVSFVTRGTPEIDPAPDVTLYRDSNHPSYLTLPIVE